The Anguilla anguilla isolate fAngAng1 chromosome 2, fAngAng1.pri, whole genome shotgun sequence genome contains the following window.
ctgtaatttatGAAGATGAACGTGGCATTTCTCATAGCATTTAATTGACGAAAGGAAGAACCTTGGCAGAGCTGTCCAAATGCTGCCATTCAGCTATTAGATTTCCCTTTATTTAGATAATAATTTGAGAGCTGTCGTGCTAATGGGGCAGCAGAGTAGATGCACAGTGCTTCATTTGCTTTTCAACATGTGCCTCTTCTCCCCTGCTCTCAACAGGCTGGTGTGTCATTTTTTGCTGTCCTGCGAAACCCTATCATGGGCCTCTTCTTAGAGTCCCTCCAGGCGGTGTAGTTGGTGGTCTGGGCCACTCGCTATGcatcttcacaaacacagagtgGAGACTCAAGtgcttatttttctgttgaagcGCTGGATGGAAGGTAAGGCTCAGATGTGTTTTATTCTCCTCATTTATTGGTCACTTTAAGCTTTTTAGACGTGCAGGCTAATCAAAATGTAGCATTATGTGTGATTGAAACAAATTTACTGTTTCTGGAAATACttctgtgcaggtgtgctcTGACTGGAGTCCAACTAGAACCAACTCATCTCATTTAGAGAGGATACAGCAGCTTCTGTAGTATTCAGTAAGTGCCCAAGTGAATTCCAACTGCATTGATAAATAACTGATATTACCaactatgcaaataaaaatgagcacCCATTTCAAGCACCGAAACCTGCTTCATACTACTGCAGTTTCATCTTCTGGTAAATATCCACCAGAAGAAATTGTTTACAAGTCGAGCTTCTTGATGATGTCTTGCGATTTGATCTCCCTGCTTAAGTGTGGTTTTCTGTGTCTGACTGTCGTGCCACTCATAACGTCTCTCTTCCCAGATCATGGAGAAGATGGCGCGTGTGACCACCGCCTTAGGCAACAGCGCTATCAGTGGTTGCACCATGTTCTGCCATCTGGATGCGCCGGCCAATGCCATTAGCGTATGCCGAGATGCGGCGCAGGTGGTGGTGGCTGGGCGCAACATCTTCAAAATATACgcgctggaggaggagcagttCGTGGAGAAGCTGAACCTGCGCGTCGGGCGCAAGCCCTCCCTCAATTTCAGCTGCGCCGACGTCATGTGGCACCAGATGGACGAGAACCTGCTGGCCACTGCCGCCACGAACGGGGCTGTGGTCACCTGGAACCTGGGCAAACCGTCTCGGAACAAGCAGGACCAGCTCTTCACTGAGCACAAGCGCACAGTCAACAAGGTCTGCTTCCACCCCACGGAGGTTTACATGCTGCTCAGCGGGTCTCAGGATGGCTACATGAAGTGCTTTGACCTGCGCAAGAAAGAGTCTGTCAGCACCTTCTCAGGTATGACCTCAACCCTGTGCTGTTAGGCCTGCTCGGTGAAAGACGTGATTGATGGTGACGCAACCATTGTGTTGTTTTGCTGGTTTCCTCCAGGGCAATCGGAAAGTGTGAGAGACGTGCAGTTCAGCATGAGGGACTACTTCACGTTTGCTGCTTCTTTTGAGAATGGCAACGTGCAGCTGTGGGACATCAGGCGGCCAGACCGGTACGAGAGGATGTTCACTGCGCACACTGGACCCGTCTTCTGCTGTGATTGGCACCCCGAGGACAGGTTTGTGAAAAATTGAAAGTACTGTCTGTCCAGTGGTGTAATGTTCTGTTCATGCAACCCTGtacctttaaataaattttaagcTCCTGTTGAAAACAACAAGCAGGTACACTGGCTGATGCCATACTGAGGCTGCCTGCCACTATTTGCTGTTCTTCGAGAAAGCTTTGCCTCTGTTGGAGCTGTCACTCTTGTATGTGGGTGATGTCGGCTTTGCATCTCCCGGTGCAGAGGGTGGCTGGCAACGGGCGGCCGAGACAAGATGGTGAAGGTGTGGGACATGACCACCAACCGGGCCAAGGAGATCCACTGCGTGCAGACCATCGCCTCGGTGGCGCGGGTGAAGTGGCGGCCCGAGCGGAAGTGGCACCTGGCCACGTGCTCCATGATGGTGGACCACAACATCTACGTGTGGGACGTGCGCCGGCCCTTCATCCCCTTCGCCACCTTTGAGGAGCACAAGGACGTCACCACGGGCATCGTGTGGCGCCATCTGCACGACCCCTACTTCCTGCTCTCGGGCTCCAAGGACAGCACCCTGTACCAGCACATGTTCCAGGACGCCAGCAGGCCCGTGGACAAGGCCAACCCGGAAGGCCTCTGCTTCGGCCTGTTCGGCGACCTGGCCTTCGCCGCAAAGGAGAGCCTGATCAGCGGCGACTCCAACAGGAAGCCCTATGCCGGGGGGGACCGCCGATACCCCATCTTCTTCTTCAAGAAGCCCGACCTGACCGAGCAGTTCGCCCACGTGTCCAGCGCGCTCAGCGTCTTCGAGACCGACCTGGAGAGCAGCCGCATGGACTGGTTCGTGAAGACGGCCAGGCTCTACCTGCTCAGCGGGAAGCCCTTCGCCGAGCTCTGCGACCACAACGCCAAGGTGGCCAAGGAGCTCAAACGACCTCAGGTGACCTTCTTTAGCATACTCACTGTGCCTTTTTTGTGCATCCGTTGTACAGGAAAgattcaaatgtaaaatatgtgttttacaattcagttcaattttatttctatagcGCTTTGTACAAAGGccattgtcacaaagcagctttacctTTAGAGTTTCAGGCCTGATCCCCCCCAACAGCTCGCCTTTCACTACCTGCAGACAGCAGCACAATGCCCTGCTGGACTAGATGATGTAGACAGATTACTCCAGGCGAGATATAAATTTGAAGAACTCAGccattaatgtgtgtgtagataCTGGTCCTCTGTCAGTTGAGCAATTTAGCTTGTTAATATGTTTTTATCTCTTAAACTTTATCATGAAAGAGACCGTTTCTCTTGCCTGAAGCACCCATGGACCTTTGATGCCTGTGAGATGGTGAAACATTTAATGGGAATTGTATTACACTGATAAGATTTTTACAGAgaagaatataattttataaatagaGCATAAATCAAGCTATACTATATGGTTAGTTATGGATTAACTGaatgcagttcatttttcaattttcttgAATTTCGGGAATTGGGTTGCTGACAAGTGGCTTGTCCTTCTAGAACACTGCTCGTAACACCCTGGGAATGTCTGGGATTAAATCCTAAAGTCCGAAACATacccgttgtacccttgagcaaggtacttaacctgcattgcttcggtatatacccagctgtatgaatggatgcaatgtaaacgctatgtaaaaaaacctgcgttgctctggataagagcatctgctaaatgcctgtaatgtaatgtaccctACGTATGTACGTAAACCCAGACGTTTAGAGCTACGCAAACTCGATTTCATGCATTGTAAAACTTGTCACCTGAAATTCTTAACGCAACGCAAGCATGGGCTGCAGTGTCAAGCGTTTCAGCGAGGGGCGCTATAGCAGTCAACAGCAAGACGAAGCTGGCTTCGATCTGCGCTTTCTTCCGCTCTGTCTTTTCACAACTGTCCTGGATCGCCCCCTTCAGGACACGGTTTTCCCTCCGCAGGGACGTAAGAACTCACGTTGAGTACGTACACCTGGGCCGTGCGTTTGCAGCACGTCAGGCCAACGCTGTCATTCGCCTTCCCGTATTTACGTAGGGTACGTTTTGGGCATGACTGTGAGGTGACTGGAAAACCCACTGGACGGCTGGTTGTGGTGTCGTCGGGAGGGAGGGATTTAGTTTTGTGGGTCTCCTTCATGTTGCATTCaagcattacattcatttagcaggtgctctcatccagagtgatttaTAAAGTGAGGCCATATAAGTGTCTCTCGAAATAAATTAGTATAGTGCCAGACTGTGCTAGAACATTCCCTGTGCAGGGGAAGCTCCCCTGGTTGGGTGGGTACCTGCAATTTGACTGCATCGGCTGTAAATGCAGTTTATGTGCCTGACacaatgactgcacagctcaccTGGTGGACTGTGTAGAGGAAAGCAGTGGAGGCTGCGCACTGCTTATCTGTGCTCTTCCAATGGATATGGCTGGGAGGACAGGCCTAAAATTAGAGCTGGGCATcccaataataaaaatttttaaaatgattttataaaaaatgatttaaaccagtcaaaaattatttaaaccaatcaaatcacagttgtttccatttttctttatatttaaagGTTTCAACTACATGGACAATGTTAAGGATAATGTTTTCTGACCCAGGAAGCCTCAGCACAGTGACTCCAAACCTTAATATTAGTAAAATGGGAACCTTGCCTCTTATGAACAGGTAGGACTGGGTTTAATTATTCCATCTACAATACAAATCTCTattgtgtttaatttgaaacGATTACTGAAACTGTTGTATGATTACATACTGCAGCTATTAGTAATTAAGTacctctctgtgtctgagaTTCCTCCCCATCGCACTGGACTCTAGCCAGACTCTTGTTCTTTCTCCTCAGCTTCAACATGAAGGAGATGTCTGCAGGTCTGGGCAACGAGAGCCGCCTGGACCGCAGCAAGGGAGAGATCAGACAGGACAACATCCACATGGACCCTGGAAACTCCCTCATCAACAATAACGACGGTTAGCTCTTAGCCCTACGAGTGCAGTCTTCCAATCATTAAGCAGCCCGTTTGTTATTGGACATAACatgattttaattgtgtttccAGAGAAGTAAAGCCTCTTGGTGTAGATGGTGTAATAACTATAGTTGTGTTGTATTTCATGTGTCCTGACAATCCACAAGACTTGTGATGTGTATTTGTACGTATGCCCTGTATGTAAGCATTACTCCGGTACCTGACGGCAACCATTTTCTTTCCAGAAAACGAAGAGACGGAAGGCAGTGAGGGGCAGGCTGAATACATGTTTGGCGATGCCGAGCTGGACGACGATGACCTGTACTCCATGGAGCATGACAACCAGGCTGGTGAGCGACAGACGTGCACCTCTGCTTCGACCGTTCATGAACGCAAGAGTGCATCGCACCTGGGCTCCCAATATACTAACACTGCACCTACAAAAGACATCAACTTGACAATGTGCTCTCTTAAAACTGCAAAATGTCTGCCACTGTGAAAGCTATTCAGTTGTCGGTTGCCTGTGGCTTATCTGTTAAATTTCacctgttctctttttttctgtaaaacactATCCTTCATTTTGATCAGTTGCCCTATTTTTCAAGACACGGCACTTGCCATCCAACTGTGACTTTGTTTTGAAGTCTGAACGGATCCCGTCTGTCAGTGGGCTAATCCTAATTTGTTTAGTGTATCAGCCTGTGTAGCATTCTGCTTGGCCACTGTCCTGTTTTGAAATACAAAGGACCTGGAAAATCTTTCAGTTTCTTTACAACGAATGTAAAGACTCAATATGtggtctgtgcctgtgcctaaGGTACATGCAGATCCGTGGCTGTTCTGAGTGCAGGCTCagattaaatgtgtgtgtgatgcggcGTGTAGCTGCGATGCAGTAACGCGTGTCCGTAAGAGCATCTCTAACTTCCTGTGCCCCAGCGGAGGAGCCGGAGTACACCCTGCCCCAGGAGGCCTTCCCGCTCCGCCACGAGATCGTGGACAACCCGTCGGCGCCAGAGCACCTGCAGGACAAGGCCGACTCGCCGCACGTGAGCGGGAACGAGGCGGAGAGCGTGTGCCTGACGCCCATCGAGTCCTTCTCGCTCATCTCCATCTCGCAGCCGCTGTTCGGCTCGCACCTGCCGCCGCGCTTCTTCGGGCCCGTGCTGCAGGAGATGCTGCGCTACTACGCCGAGCAGGGCGACGTGCAGATGGCCGTGTCCGTGC
Protein-coding sequences here:
- the wdr24 gene encoding GATOR complex protein WDR24, with the protein product MEKMARVTTALGNSAISGCTMFCHLDAPANAISVCRDAAQVVVAGRNIFKIYALEEEQFVEKLNLRVGRKPSLNFSCADVMWHQMDENLLATAATNGAVVTWNLGKPSRNKQDQLFTEHKRTVNKVCFHPTEVYMLLSGSQDGYMKCFDLRKKESVSTFSGQSESVRDVQFSMRDYFTFAASFENGNVQLWDIRRPDRYERMFTAHTGPVFCCDWHPEDRGWLATGGRDKMVKVWDMTTNRAKEIHCVQTIASVARVKWRPERKWHLATCSMMVDHNIYVWDVRRPFIPFATFEEHKDVTTGIVWRHLHDPYFLLSGSKDSTLYQHMFQDASRPVDKANPEGLCFGLFGDLAFAAKESLISGDSNRKPYAGGDRRYPIFFFKKPDLTEQFAHVSSALSVFETDLESSRMDWFVKTARLYLLSGKPFAELCDHNAKVAKELKRPQVSTTWTMLRIMFSDPGSLSTVTPNLNISKMGTLPLMNSFNMKEMSAGLGNESRLDRSKGEIRQDNIHMDPGNSLINNNDENEETEGSEGQAEYMFGDAELDDDDLYSMEHDNQAAEEPEYTLPQEAFPLRHEIVDNPSAPEHLQDKADSPHVSGNEAESVCLTPIESFSLISISQPLFGSHLPPRFFGPVLQEMLRYYAEQGDVQMAVSVLIVLGDRIRKEIDELTQEHWYMSYIDLLQRFELWNVSNEVIKLSTCSAINCLNQASTTLHINCSNCKRPMSNKGWICDRCHQCASICAVCHHVVKGLFVWCQGCSHGGHLEHIMNWLKSNSHCPAGCGHLCEYT